TTTTTTCGTCACTGGACTTGATCCTGACGTCACAGACAGATTGACCTATCGCCTTTTAGATGACTCAAATGGAACAGTGAGCATTAACCAATCGTCTGGTGCAGTCAGCGTCAGCCTGAAATCCTTAAcaccatttaaaataaagtaagaataaataacaacatgTTGGTTTGTTTACTCATACAGAGATAAATAGTGTATATCGGAGACAAGACACAATGGTGTGTTTACGTTAGGTTTTATCCAAGGTATtgttaaaaaatctgaaatttttGTTGACCAAGGAAGGGGCCAGATGGCAAGATAAAAAGTACAATGACTCTGACAGCAATAAAATACGACGAAAATATAAACTGTGTTACTGGTTACAGCTGTAACGTGtccacataaaaatacacagacatcaTATGTTTGCACTACAGTCTTCTTTCAAAGGCTTCAAATCTTATCTGGAAAGTACAGAAAGTACTATTTGTAGTATCTGTCCTACACTGTCTGTCTCTACTATCGCCGTTTATCAGGTCAGCATCTTCCATACAtttactattattgttattgctcatcatcatcatcatcatcatcatcatcatcatcgattcCATAAAGAGTCAGTGAAAGAAATTAATTCCTCTAAAATCTCTTTGTGTTAGGGTGTATGTTGTGGACTCCCAGGGCGCTCAGTCTCCCGTGGAATCCGTGCCAATCGTCGCCTGCTCCGGGTGTTCAGGTCACGGCACGTGCAACATGTCGGACACTAGAGACGTGCTGGGTGACCACGACTTCCAGTTCGCCGTCTGTCGGTGCGGACCGGCCTGGGCGGGAGACAACTGCGAACTGGACAGAGACGGGTGCAGTGACAGCCCTTGCCACCCGCTTCAGAACTGCACAGATATACCAGCCAGTCGACAAGAATCCAGTGATATCGGGTACACATGCAGCGCGTGTCCACAAGGATACTTCGCGAAGATCTATTCCAAGGACTGTTATGACATAGACGAATGCCTAAACGGTACGTTACATGATTGCGACATGATCTGCACCAACACGTACGGCAGTTACGAATGTTCCTGTCAGGAAGGCTATCGCCTGAGCACTAACGGCCATTCCTGTGATGACGTTAATGAATGTGTGGAGAGAACTCACGACTGTCAGCAGATCTGTAACAACACTGCTGGCGGCTTCCAGTGCGAGTGCGAGGCAGGTTACACCTACGACAGCACCTCAAAGTCTTGTATCATAAATGCCAATGAATCCCAGGTTTGCAGCAACAGTACCTGCTCTCAGGGCTGCAGAGTGATCACTGATGCTGCAAACAACACCCTCGCGCAGTGTTTCTGTTACCTGGGTTACGACCTGGACGTCAAGGACAACGCGACGTGCGTGGACCGCGATGAATGTCGGGACAAAGTGTGTGACCAGGTGTGTAACAACACGGCGGGCGGCTTCTCCTGCTCCTGCTACGACGGCTTCGCCCTGAACAAGGATGAGCGCACGTGCTCGGCCTGCCCGTATCTCAAGTACGGCCCCGAGTGTCTCCAGACGTGCACGTGCAGTGGCAGGAGCGTAGCGTGTCATCCTGTACGGGGCTGCGTCTGTCAGGACGGCTGGACTGGCACTACGTGCATGGATGACGTGGACGAATGTGTAGAGAACCCGGATGCGTGCGGCCTCGACCAGACATGCGTCAACAACAGGGGATCTTACTCTTGTACATGCCGTGTGGGTTATATTTTAGACCAGAATGGAGTTTGTCAAGGTATAGTGACTCTTGTATTTATTTGTCCTGCTAAAGTGTTACAATGtgtctttttctacttttttgtaataattatgtCAAACCAGGTTTGCGAAGTACAGGATTTTCCCTTAACATTCTGTGCGCATGTTCTTAGCAATTTAATAGATTTTTGATTAACTTTTATCTCGACTTTATATCAATGCATTACATATTTAGATGTTAACGAGTGCTCCAGAGATTTGCCGTGTAAAGTAAACGAGGAATGCACCAACAACCCTGGTGACTACTACTGCAGTTGTAAGCAGGGATACAGCAGGACAGATTCAACAAACTGCACAGGTAATTTTTTCGTGATACTGCGCTGTCAAGCTTAAATAAATACTGATTGAAATAGTGTTTAACGTTTCTCATTATTCTTAAAATcaaatttgttcttttccaTTCTGATGCACAAAAGTGCACTTCCACACTCTTAAACAGGCCCGCTCTTATGTAGATTTTACTTTTGCGGTTTGCATGGTGTTTGTCTATAAGATGTTTGGATGTTCCAGATGTTGATGAGTGCTCGGTCAACCGGGAGACTGCCAGCACGACTGTGTCAACGTCCTCGGCTCCTTCAACTGCGAGTGTAAATACGGCTACAGACTCAACGCTGACCGCAAGACCTGTTCTCAGGGTACTTACTTTGTagcttatttctttgtttgctgaGCCTGATTTTCTTTATCTGCATATTATAGAGAGAAGGCGAAGGTAAAAGGCTGCATACACAACTATGATTCACTTAGCTCCCCTTCTCTACACAATTAGTCACAAATAAACTTAGAACGTACCATCCgaggacattttatttttatcttttatttgtatCCTTGACCATTGAAAAATATAACTCGAATATAGAGTGtaaaaggaatattttatttgtatctttCTTGCTGTGAGTaacaatatttcttattttgtaaaataaaagtgaggCAAATATGCAAAATCTATCATCATAATTTTGGtgacatttttacacaaatCCTCTTCCTGaattaagtatttttatattttatcaatgcCGTATGTGACTGTATTCTAAGTATTCATTGCAGTACTGTTATGTCTGTACCGCATGTTTCGTGCACTCACTGCATATGATAGCATGCTATTCAGATCTCGTGTACTTTGCTAGTGTGTTAGGATGCGCGTTTGCGTACTGATATGTACGTTTCTACACACGGTGTTCTGTTCCACACATCAACAGTACGAGAAGCTTGTGCCAACACGACCAAGTGCAGTAAGGCCCACGGTTGTACACTTGACGATAACGACAACGACTTGTGTATCTGTAACCTTGGCTACACGATCAACCCAAACACGCAAGTCTGTGAAGGTAAATATGCAAAATAACAACAGTCTTGCGAGCCAAAGGTCCTTCAGTAGAACATACAGTCAATTATCAAAATTCGACAATTTAATTTCTGGATTTCGTTCTAAACAGGGATTTTGTGTCTTTACATTTGTTGCAACACCTTTGTGTTTGTGCCGGTATATGAATAATTTCCTATTTTGAGTCTAATTGTGAGCAATATCATAATCATATAGattttcataaattatattttaagagACCTAACATTTATAGTATTGAGGACTAATTAGGGACTTCAGAGAAAGTAACATGCCATGATGAATACAATTTTAAgaagtgtatatttttttctagatgTCGATGAATGCGTAACGGGGCTGGCCAACTGTTCTCACACCTGTAGTAACACACCAGGTAGTTTCATCTGCAGCTGCCCTGTTGGACTGAAGTTGGACAATGCCAAGCTCAAGTGCTTCAGTAAGGATAAATTAAGACGGAAAACAAGACTACTTACTGTTCAGAATCCTTCAAACTGCACAGTGATATATTTAAAACCAccacaaagaaacatttatggCCAAACTTTATCAGCAGTCAACAAAAGCAGCCtaactttaatttaaataaacattttagtatcctccacatttttttatttatcgaaACCTGAATTTTGGAGTAACATGTCTatataatgaatatttaattgTCTGTCTCCTTCTGCAGCTTGTCCCCTGGGGACGTTCGGACCTAACTGCTCtcacgtgtgcgcatgcgcagccgGGGCAGAACGCTGTGACCCTGTTTCCGGTTGCGTGTGTCGTCAAGGTTGGGAAGGTGACAAGTGTGACAAAGATGTTGATGAGTGTCAGTCAGGAATGTCGTCTGCCAACTGTACAGGACAGAACGTAGAATGTGTCAACACTAACGGAGGCTACACGTGCAGGTGTCGTCAGGGATTCGCTGCAGACAACGACAGCGCGTGTCaaggtacatatatatacaggtTACACTATTTCTAATACAATTGTATATTGTTCTGATattgtaaatttacaaaaatctcctttctattttctttatatttaagtTTTGCATATAATATCATTATCTACGATTGCAATCAGCAAAGTGCTTTTATTCTAAGAGTAAAACTAAAGATATGATATATTAGCGTTTTCCTGATTCCGTTGATGGAGGTGGGGAAGAAAAACAATATGTAATTCACAGGCCGTTAcagaatacattttatattacATACATTTTATTGCGTGaatattgtttaatatttttttaaagattttgacTCAACCCTTATTTTGACTATCGATGCCCTCATAACAGTGACATCTACAACGGACTTCTGTGTAGTATATTAATTGCTGATTTTATACTGATAACGAGACATACAATTTTACTGCAATAGATATCGACGAATGTTCCAAGCCTGTATGCGACCAGCACTGCAACAACACCATCGGCAGCTTCCACTGCACCTGTGACGACGGCTTCTACTTGGACGcagtcacacagacatgcaGAGGTAAGCACtgaaacagtttaatttatGAATGTGCTTACTGTTTAGTGTCACAGGTATACCGACGATTTATCGCATTGCTATATATAATTTAACATCTTGTGTAAATAACTGAtttaacaatcttttttttttctaaagcccTTTCCAGAcaacatttttatatgtttatgatTACTTCAATGTTTATAATTTGCACGATGCATTACAGATGTGGACGAATGCGCGGACCTGCAGACAAATGTTTGCACTCAACGCTGTGAGAACACCGCCGGCTCCTACCGCtgctcctgtcacgtgacaggataCATCCTCAACAACGACGGCTTCACGTGCGGAGGTGAGTATGTGAAAGACCATCGAACGAAAGTGTGTCAATCCTTTATTTGAAGTACAACATTTATTGAGCTAGCCTCGCTCTTCTCTTTCGTAATCTCTACTCACTGATTGTTTTTTTGCTAAATGTAAAGGAGGGCAAGTAGACTTGTTTAAGCCCaaatgtcagtttaaaaaattgagaaagagtggtcatttattatttttctaagtATGCAAGTGTTTACTTAACACTTCATGTGCAGCTTACAAGAGGATTACTTGCTTTGCTCTAGATTATGTTCATTACTCATGTTATAGAACTGACATGTTCGCCGGCATCAACATAATCAAGtacagatttttaatatttttaatgttttctgaaaaatgtattttcttttacaattctATTTAAAATTCTGGAATTTATTTAGATGTGTACAGAGCAAAAATTCATATAATTAtcttattaatattatcaaGTTTCGTTACCGTTGACgttactgttttaaaaaaaaaaatgtgttctaaTCCTGACCAGCATAATATACAagtgtatacattttttttctagacgTTGATGAATGTATAACTGGGGTGGCCAATTGCTCCCACACCTGTAATAACACACCTGGAAGCTTCGTCTGCAGCTGTCCTGACGGAATGAAGCTGGATAATCTCTGGATGACGTGCTTCAGTAAGAATatatactaaaataaaaactaaacttaaAACTGTTGCCCAACTTGCTATTTTAAAGATCGAGCTTTTCCttcagaaatataaattataacagTAACGTTAGGTAAATTTAAGTCTTATATAAGTTAACAAGCATGTCTGAGTTTGTCACATCATAATCAAAGTGCTTTAAACTCAGCTTGATTCATTAAACGTTTGTAAAGCGATATATAGataattatacacacatatacacactttttcatatattttataataagaTATTACTGAAGTTCATTATTATTCATCCCTTGTAATTTCCCTCAGTCTCAAGGGCAGTATTTTAGTCTGCTGAATTCGGATAAATCTTTTTGAGTACTTCATGTTACTTCATGTTGATTTTTCTGGAtcctctgttttgtttgtttgttttgtttttttttttacctgtaacCAATCATTACTGGTCAATAACGACAAAAAAGCGTGTTAAAAACCTTAGCCACAAGAGCCTCTTTTTCTAAACCACTTTGTTTACTGATTATTTGATTGCATATTCTTCTGCAGCCTGTCCCCCAGGGACGTTCGGACCTAACTGCTCTCaattgtgcgcatgcgcagctgGGGCAGAGCGCTGTGACCCTGTTTCCGGTTGCGTATGTCGTCAAGGTTGGGAAGGTGACAAGTGTGACAAAGATGTTGATGAGTGTCTGTCAGGAATGTCGTCTGCTAACTGTACAGGAGAGAACATAGAATGTCACAGCACTGACGGAAACTACACGTGCGAGTGTCGTCATGGATTCGCTGCTGACAACGACAGCGTGTGTCAAGGTACACAGTCATCAACGATCTGGACACACTTTTTATCTTCTTATCATAATAAATCAGGTTTTAATCTGATACTtgcaaaaacctttttttttttaattttgggtTTTCAGGAACATATTTTCGGTTATTAGTCAGTTACCTGTCAGTTTAGCAAGAATATGACAATTTAATTTCCAATGTTCTGATAATATTGATGTCTAAAATATTGCTACCAAACTAAAATTTTAGCTACACCaaatacattttacatgtatgtgcttttttttaaagatattgaTGAATGCATTAATGGGGTGGCCAACTGCTCCCACACCTGTACTAACACACCTGGTAGCTTCGTCTGCAGCTGTCCTGTCGGAATGATCCTGGATAATATCTGGATGGCGTGTTCCAGTAAGAGcataacaaacaataaaactcaCAACTTGTCTAGCTAGGCAAagacttttgttatttttaagatatCTTTTTGTCTGTCGTTAATAAGAAGGATTAACAGTAACATCACGTACATATAAAGTTTCATAAGTCAACATTTACAAACGAGTTTTCCCAATCTCATTACTGTATGCTTAAGACTTATTTTCGTTAAACCTGCAAAGCAAGACCATTCTAAATTATGTAGTAGCTAGATTACCACCTACGTCGTCAACATTCTTAGCACACTTAGTGACAAACACAATTTGTGTTATTCTGCTTGCTAATTTAGatcactttatttaaaaatgtcatgttGCTTGATATCTATTGTTTTGAGGACTTGATTCTGTGGATTTTCTGTAAAACCTGTAATTACTGATTACTGATTAATATTCACGCTATTTTGTAGTTCAAACCGACGTCAAAAAATTTAAGGTAACAGTGGTCTTTCGTTTCTTCGAATCAGGTTTATTTCCTAACAAACCTTATTTCTTGCTGCAGCCTGTCCCCCAGGGACGTTTGGACCTAACTGCACtcacgtgtgcgcatgcgccgcCGGGGCAGAGCGATGTGACCCTGTTTCCGGTTGCGTGTGTCGTCAAGGTTGGGAAGGTGACAAGTGTGGCAAAGATGTTGATGAGTGTAAGTCAGGAATGTCGTCTGCTAACTGTACAGGTGAGAACGTAGAATGTGTCAACACTAATGGAGGCTACACGTGCGAGTGTCTTCAGGGATTCGCTGCAGACAACGACAGCGTGTGTCAAGGTACATGGTCATCAAGCCTGATTTAGTCTAATTTGGGAAAACTTTGATAC
The Pomacea canaliculata isolate SZHN2017 linkage group LG2, ASM307304v1, whole genome shotgun sequence genome window above contains:
- the LOC112558026 gene encoding fibrillin-2-like, translating into MGPADFYRQDFEPLFLDELDPSQLTEAKDLCGATNMPCIYNLLATGDQNFAFQTTDLRNLSDILIQQSKNTAPVLQVPEAAHVIFGVPSYFFVTGLDPDVTDRLTYRLLDDSNGTVSINQSSGAVSVSLKSLTPFKIKVYVVDSQGAQSPVESVPIVACSGCSGHGTCNMSDTRDVLGDHDFQFAVCRCGPAWAGDNCELDRDGCSDSPCHPLQNCTDIPASRQESSDIGYTCSACPQGYFAKIYSKDCYDIDECLNGTLHDCDMICTNTYGSYECSCQEGYRLSTNGHSCDDVNECVERTHDCQQICNNTAGGFQCECEAGYTYDSTSKSCIINANESQVCSNSTCSQGCRVITDAANNTLAQCFCYLGYDLDVKDNATCVDRDECRDKVCDQVCNNTAGGFSCSCYDGFALNKDERTCSACPYLKYGPECLQTCTCSGRSVACHPVRGCVCQDGWTGTTCMDDVDECVENPDACGLDQTCVNNRGSYSCTCRVGYILDQNGVCQGIVTLVFICPAKVLQCVFFYFFVIIMSNQVCEVQDFPLTFLLGQPGDCQHDCVNVLGSFNCECKYGYRLNADRKTCSQVREACANTTKCSKAHGCTLDDNDNDLCICNLGYTINPNTQVCEDVDECVTGLANCSHTCSNTPGSFICSCPVGLKLDNAKLKCFTCPLGTFGPNCSHVCACAAGAERCDPVSGCVCRQGWEGDKCDKDVDECQSGMSSANCTGQNVECVNTNGGYTCRCRQGFAADNDSACQDIDECSKPVCDQHCNNTIGSFHCTCDDGFYLDAVTQTCRDVDECADLQTNVCTQRCENTAGSYRCSCHVTGYILNNDGFTCGDVDECITGVANCSHTCNNTPGSFVCSCPDGMKLDNLWMTCFTCPPGTFGPNCSQLCACAAGAERCDPVSGCVCRQGWEGDKCDKDVDECLSGMSSANCTGENIECHSTDGNYTCECRHGFAADNDSVCQDIDECINGVANCSHTCTNTPGSFVCSCPVGMILDNIWMACSTCPPGTFGPNCTHVCACAAGAERCDPVSGCVCRQGWEGDKCGKDVDECKSGMSSANCTGENVECVNTNGGYTCECLQGFAADNDSVCQDIDECSEPVCDQHCNNAIGSFYCTCDDGFLWNQVTNRCNGENDVQLVDGPNPYEGRVEILKNGVWLSVCHQYVSSDFGRVVCRQLSYPNDGAVLYYANSYGQAPGEILRKYINCTWEELSLSNCSFSSRDHSCDPRYTLGVSCDTGLSEVQTVRLVNGTSQYEGRVEVFKAGVWGSVTASRDLATRPLYSALAANIVCRTLFGANYGGSAVPQQEALLRFGFARSARH